GAAGTCGGCCATCTCGTCGCGGAGCGCCTCGGCCCCGTCCGGCCCGTAGAAGTGGTGTCCGCCGTCGGCGAGACCCGGCACCTCCTCGGGCACGAGTTGCGCGCCGAGCGCCAGCGCGAGCTGGTCGTAGGCCAGGGAGCCGCGCTCGCGCAGTGAGAGGCGCTTGCCGTCGGTGTCGACGCCCGTCACCCGGTCGAACACGACGTCGACCGACCGGTGGACGAGGTCCTCTAGCGGGCGTTTCGCGTCCTCGACCGTCTTCTTCCCGAAGGGGACGTAGAGGAACGTGGGCTTGTACACGTGGTCTGTGTCGTCGGAGACGAGCGTGACGCGGGCGTCACCGCGCTCGAGTTCCGGGCCGAGCTTCTCGGCTAACCGGTTTGCGAGCACGGTGCCGCCTGTGCCGCCGCCGACGACGACGATGTGTTCAGTCATGATGGAACTACGGTGGGCCGCTCAGTTGATCTCGACGTACATGCTCCAGTAGTCGTCGTGCTCGACGACCTCGAGCAGCTCGTGGCCGGCCTCGTCCAGCCACTCCGGAACGTCGCCCTTGGACCCGCTGTCCGAGGTCTGCAGTTCGATGACGGTCCCCGGATCGGCCTCCTTGACCTTGCCGATGAGGTCCATCAGCGGACCGGGGCAGGTTGCGCCGCGCGAGTCGATCGTGACGTCGGGTTCGTATTCGGTTTCGCTCATTGTGTTGTGTATGGTGTGTGATATTCGAACGATCGATGCTCAGACGAAGACGACCTGTTTGTCCTGGGCGCGATTCAGGAAGCCCGAGACGCCGAGCGACTCGTCGAACACGTCGACGTAGTCGTCGAGGTCCTGGCCCATCAGATCCATCGCCATCTCGCAGGCGTAGAGCCGCAGCGGGCCGATCTCTTTGGCCTGGGCGAACTGTTCGGTGAACAGCGGGACGTCCACGTCCTCTGCCTCCAGCATCCGCGCGCCGACGGGTCCGACGTCGAAGTCGCCGGATTCGACGGTCTCTTTCTCGAAGGGTAACAGTCCCTCCATCGTGGCGAACACCTCGACGGGCACGTCGGAGGCCGCCGCGATGGACGCGATGGTACTGACCGCCTGTACGCGGGACAGCTCTCTGGACGCGAGAACGATTGCATAGCCTGTCATGGGTCCAGTTACTGCTACGCCGAGCAGGCATATAATAGTGTGCGCAATTCCCAAAACTCTGTAAGACCGATCGCGACACCAGTGGGTGATGGGTGGCCTGTGCGGAGGAAGGTCGACTCCCGTCAGCGAAGCGTCGCGTGCGGTCTCACGGCTCCGAGGGCGTGGTCGGGGCCGTCTCGTCCTCGTACTTCGTGCGGAACTCCTGGATCAACTGGCCGATCTGGGCGTACCAGTCGTTGAGCAGTCGCTGCATGTCGTCGGTGACCTCCTCCGGATCGGCGGGGTAGTAGACGTGGTAGTACCCGCCCTGTTCGTAGTTGATCTGCTCTTTCTGGACGAGGCCGGTCTGGAGCAGTCGCTGGATCGACCGGTAGGCCGTCGAGCGCTCGCGTTCGACCCGGTCGGCGATCTCGTCGACCGTCAGCCGTTCGTCGCTCTTCGCGAGCGTCTCGAAACACTCTCTGTCCAGATCCTTGAGCCCGTGGAGACACTCCAGGAGCCCCTCACACTCCATGTCCTGGCGCAACATTTCCGCCATCGAGTCTGGCATAGGTGTACGTAGTCGGCGTGACGCTAAAAGAGTTATGTATGTTCCATACAACACTCATCAGCGCTCGCGGGAGTGGCACAGACCGCCGAAGGAGTGGCGGCTCAGACCAGGAGCTGGATGTCCGCGTCGGCCATCTGTTCGAGCGCCGTGGCGGCACCGACGCCGACGGTGACGTCGTCGTAGAAGTCGTCTTCGTCGTAGTCCATCAGCTCGACGGTCATCTGGCAGGCCTGCATCTCGACGTCCATGTCGAAACAGGTCTGTAACAGCTCGTCGATGCTCGCCGTCTCGTTGTCGGCGATGCGCTTTCGCATCATCTTCGTCGTCACGCGGTCCATGCCCGGGAGCGAGGCGATGGCGTTGGGGACCGGCATGTTCGGGTTGCCGACCGAACTCATCTGGAGGTCTTTGGAGTGGTCCTCGTGGAGGATCTCCAGCCCCCAGAACGTGTGGAAGACGGTCACGTCCCAGCCGAAGGCGGCGGCCGTCGAGGCGAGGATCAGCGGGGGATAGGCCATGTCCAGCGTCCCCTTCGTCGCGATGATCACCATGGACTTCTGGTCGTCGTCGACCTCGGTCTCGACGCCGGCCAGCTGGTCTTCGAGGTCGTCGACGCGTGCGCGAAGCGCCTCGAGCTCGGCCAGGTCTCCGTCCGGTTCCGGACCGTCGGCGTCGGCGGTTTCGTCTGTCTCTGTGCTCATTCCTCCACCTGCACGTAGTGGACGTAGACGCTCTCACCGCCGTCCTCGCGTTCTTCCTGGTCGAGCAGGGACACGCCGCTGGTCCCGTCCGCCCAGCCGTCGATGTCGCTCATGCTCCCGGAGTCTGTGGCCACGACCTCGAGGACGTCGCCGGCCTCGAGCTCGTCGACCGCCTGCTTGGTCTGCACGACCGGCATCGGGCAAGAGAGTCCCTTCACGTCGAGCGTCTCGGTGACTTCTGATTCGAAGCTCATGTTGTGTCGTCACGGTACAATACTATGCCTGGCCTTGATAATTGTGTCGGTTGTACCCACTACTGGAACTGCCGATTACAGAAAAAGGTGCTAATTGAGATGTTGCAGCCGATATGGCGGATATAGTATTGTGCAGATCTCGACTCGCTATGCAAATCCTTTTGGCCGAGCAGGCGGTACGGTTCGGTGAGACATGCCCAGTAATCGATCCGTCACGGCAGCCCGCTCGGGCGGGGTGAACCGCCCATGATCGGTGCCGAGTTCTTCCCCAACGGCATCGCGCGGTATCTGATCGGCGGACTGCTCATCGGCAGTGGCGCAGCGTTCATCTATCTCGCGACCGGCATCATCGCGGGCGCGAGCACGTTCCTCGAATCGACGCTCTCGTACGTCTCGAGGGTCCCCCAGTTCAACAAGTTCCCGTTCGTGAGTACGCGCGACTGGCGCGTCGTGTTCACCGTCGGCATCGTGCTCGGCGGCGCGGTCTACGCCGTCTTCTGGCAGGGCGGCGCCTGGACCACGGACGTCCAGTGGTGGCGCCTGTTCCTCGGCGGGATCCTGGTCGGCGTCGGCACGCGCCTCGGCAAGGGCTGTACGTCCGGCCACGGCGTCTGTGGCGTCGGCTCGCTCTCGGGGACCTCGATCGTGAACGTCGCGACGTTCATGGCCGTCGCCATCGGGACCGCGCAACTCGTCCAGGCTCTCGGGGTGTCGCCGTGAGCGAGCGCACCCCCGGGTTCTACCTGAGCATCCTCGTCGGCGGACTGATCTTCGGTTTCGGGCTCGGGTACAGCCACATGGCCCGTCCGGAGGTCGTCCTCGACTTCCTCCAGCTCGAAGACCTCGGCCTGCTGTTCGTGATGGGCGGGGCCGCCGTCGTGTCGGGTGTCGTCTTCGCCCTCGCGACGAACTTCCTCGAGGACGCGCCGCTCACGGGCGAACAGTACGTCCGGCGGGTGAAGTCCTTCGACCGGAACGTCGTCGTGGGCGGCGTGGTGTTCGGCGCGGGATGGGGGCTCTCCGGGATCTGTCCCGGCGCCGCCTACGCGAGCGTCGGCATCGGCAACTGGCCGATCCTCTGGGCCGTCGCCGGGATGTTCATCGGCGCGTACGCGCAGGGCCGGCTGCGCTCGCGGTTGACCGATGCGAACGCCGGCCCGACCACGGCCGACTGACGCCGCCTTTCTGCCGTCCAGTCCACTCCTCCGTCTTCCGCGCACCGCTGTCTTCCACGCGCCGACTTTTCGACCGCGCCCCCTTCGAAATCGCTCTCGGTGGCGCCAATTCGACGCGCGTAGCTACCCATAACTTATCCATCGGTATCGGTCGGTTATGGCGATATAGTATTGTATAGAAAACCCAAAACCGTTATCTACCCCCTCCGACTACGATCTTACGTGCAGAATTCCACGCGGACAACAAGACTGCTGACACTGGTGAGTTGTGATGTTCGGAATTGAGACGCTCGGCGGGAACGCGCAGGCGGTCGTCCTCGTGGGGATCGTGCTCTTCGAGGCGCTCTTGCTGTACGTCGGCTACGGCGGTCTGGAGACGGTCGTCGGTCCGGCGTTCACTCGAGTGCTGAAAGGGCAGTGTGCGGTCCTCGACGCCGTGTTCATGCGGTGTTCCGCGGCCGAGAACGGAGGTGCCGATAGATGATGGAACTGTTCGGCGTCAGCGTGACGTTGCTCGGGACGTTCGCCGGGTTCGGCCTGCTCATCGGGATCCTCTTCGGCTTTTTCGGGATGGGCGGATCCTTCCTCGTCACGCCGGCGCTCCTGGTCATGGGCTACGAGCCCAACGTGGCGGTCGGGTCCGGGCTGGCCTTCGTCTTCGGGACGTCGGTCATCGCGACCCTGAAACACCGGGACCTCGGACAGGTCGACTACAAGCTCGGCGTGTTGATGATCGCCGGGACCACGGCCGGGATCGAGGTCGGCAAGATCGGGCTGGAGTACCTCCAGCACATCGGACTGGCGGGCACCGTCGTCAGCGTCGCGTACGTCCTCCTGCTGGGCGGCATCGGGGCGTTCGTGACGCGTGAGTCCCTCAAGGGCTCCGGGGGCGGCGGTCTCGAACACGACGTGGACGAGGACGCGGACGTCGACGACGCAGACATCCCCGAGATCGCACAGAAGATCCAGTCCTACCGCATCCCGCCGATGATGTCCCTGCGGGGCGGGTTCACGGTCTCGCTGTGGATGATCCTCGCGGTCGCGTTCGCGACCGGACTCCTGTCGGGCTTTCTCGGCGTCGGCGGCGGCTTCATCCGCATGCCCGCGCTGTTCTACCTGATCGGCGTTCCGGTGCCGGTCGCGGTCGGGACCGACCTGTTCGAGATCGTCTTCTCGGGCGGGATCGGGTCCTTCCTCTACGCCCAGTCGGGCGCGGTCGACCTGAGCA
Above is a genomic segment from Halorientalis sp. LT38 containing:
- a CDS encoding YeeE/YedE family protein translates to MIGAEFFPNGIARYLIGGLLIGSGAAFIYLATGIIAGASTFLESTLSYVSRVPQFNKFPFVSTRDWRVVFTVGIVLGGAVYAVFWQGGAWTTDVQWWRLFLGGILVGVGTRLGKGCTSGHGVCGVGSLSGTSIVNVATFMAVAIGTAQLVQALGVSP
- a CDS encoding sulfurtransferase TusA family protein yields the protein MSETEYEPDVTIDSRGATCPGPLMDLIGKVKEADPGTVIELQTSDSGSKGDVPEWLDEAGHELLEVVEHDDYWSMYVEIN
- a CDS encoding helix-turn-helix domain-containing protein; translated protein: MPDSMAEMLRQDMECEGLLECLHGLKDLDRECFETLAKSDERLTVDEIADRVERERSTAYRSIQRLLQTGLVQKEQINYEQGGYYHVYYPADPEEVTDDMQRLLNDWYAQIGQLIQEFRTKYEDETAPTTPSEP
- a CDS encoding sulfite exporter TauE/SafE family protein, with protein sequence MMELFGVSVTLLGTFAGFGLLIGILFGFFGMGGSFLVTPALLVMGYEPNVAVGSGLAFVFGTSVIATLKHRDLGQVDYKLGVLMIAGTTAGIEVGKIGLEYLQHIGLAGTVVSVAYVLLLGGIGAFVTRESLKGSGGGGLEHDVDEDADVDDADIPEIAQKIQSYRIPPMMSLRGGFTVSLWMILAVAFATGLLSGFLGVGGGFIRMPALFYLIGVPVPVAVGTDLFEIVFSGGIGSFLYAQSGAVDLSIVVPLLAGSALGARLGAAATTLVEEEEIKVYFGVMLLLGAVAVAVRQIGGVLELPILDVVSLVIIIGAALLVSGAVSYSAVRELRREAGERPVATEA
- a CDS encoding DUF7512 family protein, encoding MFGIETLGGNAQAVVLVGIVLFEALLLYVGYGGLETVVGPAFTRVLKGQCAVLDAVFMRCSAAENGGADR
- a CDS encoding DsrE/DsrF/DrsH-like family protein; the protein is MTGYAIVLASRELSRVQAVSTIASIAAASDVPVEVFATMEGLLPFEKETVESGDFDVGPVGARMLEAEDVDVPLFTEQFAQAKEIGPLRLYACEMAMDLMGQDLDDYVDVFDESLGVSGFLNRAQDKQVVFV
- a CDS encoding sulfurtransferase TusA family protein, whose protein sequence is MSFESEVTETLDVKGLSCPMPVVQTKQAVDELEAGDVLEVVATDSGSMSDIDGWADGTSGVSLLDQEEREDGGESVYVHYVQVEE
- a CDS encoding DsrE/DsrF/DrsH-like family protein translates to MSTETDETADADGPEPDGDLAELEALRARVDDLEDQLAGVETEVDDDQKSMVIIATKGTLDMAYPPLILASTAAAFGWDVTVFHTFWGLEILHEDHSKDLQMSSVGNPNMPVPNAIASLPGMDRVTTKMMRKRIADNETASIDELLQTCFDMDVEMQACQMTVELMDYDEDDFYDDVTVGVGAATALEQMADADIQLLV
- a CDS encoding DUF6691 family protein, with the protein product MSERTPGFYLSILVGGLIFGFGLGYSHMARPEVVLDFLQLEDLGLLFVMGGAAVVSGVVFALATNFLEDAPLTGEQYVRRVKSFDRNVVVGGVVFGAGWGLSGICPGAAYASVGIGNWPILWAVAGMFIGAYAQGRLRSRLTDANAGPTTAD